One segment of Mus caroli chromosome 6, CAROLI_EIJ_v1.1, whole genome shotgun sequence DNA contains the following:
- the Rhno1 gene encoding RAD9, HUS1, RAD1-interacting nuclear orphan protein 1 has product MPPKKRRRQSQKAQLLFHQQPLEGPKHHYESCQQPITHTVQVPSKPIDQSTVNSWVSPQFDAAAESRFLIHRKHHRDQARRPTRRSACKFPRLIFESPQSSSSETLLLSNRVQPQNSEKDPPRRPLVPLFSPQSCGELSVHVPHSLPHVFTPPDIQTPGSSVRDDPISPDQKENSFPSCILGPRTPSSPEPGPVLVKDTPEEKYGIKVTWRRRRHLFAYLKEKGKLDRSQFLVKI; this is encoded by the exons ATGCCTCCCAAAAAGAGACGCAGACAGTCCCAGAAAGCCCAGCTGCTGTTTCACCAACAGCCACTGGAGGGCCCCAAACACCACTATGAATCTTGCCAGCAGCCCATTACCCACACTGTTCAGGTGCCCAGCAAGCCCATTGATCAGAGCACCGTCAATTCCTGG GTGTCACCCCAGTTTGATGCAGCAGCGGAAAGCCGGTTTCTGATACACCGGAAGCATCACCGAGACCAGGCAAGGCGCccaactcggagatctgcctgcaaATTTCCACGTCTAATCTTTGAGAGTCCACAGTCTTCCAGTTCAGAGACGCTGTTGCTATCCAACCGAGTGCAGCCCCAGAACTCAGAAAAGGACCCACCCAGAAGGCCTTTAGTGCCATTGTTCAGTCCCCAGAGCTGTGGAGAACTGTCAGTGCATGTACCTCACAGTTTACCTCATGTGTTCACACCCCCTGACATCCAGACCCCAGGGTCTTCTGTAAGAGACGATCCCATTTCCCCAGACCAgaaggaaaacagttttccaagctgCATCCTTGGCCCTAGGACTCCCAGCAGCCCAGAGCCGGGGCCTGTTCTCGTCAAGGATACCCCTGAGGAGAAGTATGGGATTAAGGTCACGTGGAGACGCAGAAGGCACCTGTTTGCCTACCTTAAAGAGAAGGGGAAGCTGGATAGAAGCCAGTTCCTTGTGAAGATCTGA